The Limnospira fusiformis SAG 85.79 genomic interval CAGTGAGATGATAGGAACGTCTGGCATATTCAATGCCATCGTCATACTCGGTTAATTGAATACAAAATTGAGCCAAAGCCCTCAGCAACTCTTGATGATTCGGTGCCAGGTTCAACAATAACTCTCCATAGCCCTTGGCTATACTTGTTTTCGCAAAGGAATAGGCAATATCGTATAATTTAGGGATTAGGCTAGTGACAAACTCCGGTTGCTCACCAACATGGTTAATCAGCGCCTGTCCCAATTCCATAGATAGGGGATTAATTGCATCTACAACTAAGAGTTTTTTCCACAGGTGCAGGAGTAAATCTGGATTGACATTGATGGACTCCTGTTGCAGTAACGGAACCAGTCCATATTCTGCGATCTCATTTACGGTATAGGTTTTCAGGGTAATTGATAAATCAATTAACTGTAATATATTATTAATATCATCGGGATTTATTTGCTGGATGTGTTGGCGAATCCCCCAAGCCACGGAATAGTCTTCGGCGACGGTTCGTGCGTCGGCTTCTGATGATAGCACCTGGAGTAAATCTATCGTCCACAGGTCAATCTGTTCTGGTTCTCCATCGCTCATGGCTACCAGCCAGGTGGTCTGGGCTTCTTCCTCCCGCTCCTGTAGCAGTAGGGTTAGCCCCAGTTTCCAGTAATTATATTTGTAGTCTGGATTTAGATTGATGGCTTGTTCATATAAAATGGCTGCTTGTTGATAATCCCTTTTCTGCAAGCAAATATCAGCTTCTGCTGATAAACTCTTATGCTTTTCCAATATCTGATTATCAATCATAGTCCCAGCCATAAACTCAATTAACTATTATAAAACAAAATAGGTAGCACTAATGTACTACCTATTTTTCCTGATTTCAAGTTGTGTCAGTTTCTGATTTCATCATCAACAAGGGCAATATAGTTATTGCTTCAACAGTCCCACCGTATGCCATCGCTAAATGCTATAGTTGACAATGGGGTTAAAGACCCTAGCTGACTCCATCTGAAACCTAAACTGCTGGATTATCTATTAAATTCCTCTAAAATTAGCTCCACAGTCACTATTACCCGCAGCAAAGCTTGCTTCGGTGTCTGCAGCTTTCGCTTCGCACAGTTTAGCCAAAGTGGTACTTTCGTTTCCTATGGTTTTACCTACCCAGACCAGGCCACCAAAGTCCCGGAGATTAGGAGCACCTTTGGCATTAACCACCGCACCAACAGTAGCATTAGCAAGTAGATTATAAGTGTAGTTTTCTGTAACGCTGCTGATACCCAAACCCAATTGAGTTAAATCGGTAGTAAACTCGCCAGCTTCCATCAAACGTGCTTGTTGAGCCCGGTTGACGGAACCAACGTATGTTCTGGCTTCGGACTCCCTGGCTTTGTTAGCTTGGTTTAAGAAGGAAGGCAGAGCGATCGCCGACAAAATACCGATAATGATGATTACAACTAACAGTTCGATTAAGGTGAAACCACCGTCTCTTTTTTTCTGAGAGATATGTTGCAGGAATTTGGCTTTAAGTTCAGTCTTCATAATTCGTTCTCCTCGGGGTGAAAGAGGTTATTTGTTTTCTGTAGTTCTAACTTACCCACTTCGATCGCAAATCATATCACCTGCCGCAAAATTTTTTTTAATTTCTTCCGGAAAATCGTGTATCGCCCTCCCAGTGGGGAATACCGACTAAGGCGGTTAGGGTGGCTGGGTGTCAGACTCTATGGCCTTCGGGTGTAAGGCGGCCACCAATTGGTAAAATATAGGCGATCGCATCCCATGGCATTCTATATATAAATGGACAACAAACTGTTATTTGTGACCAAAATCCTGATCCTATCCCTAGGGCTATCCTTACTGATCAAATATGTCGGGCCAAATTTAGCCATTCCCGAAACCAATGCGATCGCTCTTTTCGCGGTTCTCTTCCCCTCTTCCCTGCTGGCGGTTCTGTTTTCGTGGCGAATGTGGCTAGACAGATAAGCAGATCCGAGAGGTGCTAAACCTCAGTCGGTTTCTTTTGGGACTCGTGCCATTGCTCCAGCCCTTTCTCATCCCCAGCGAAACTATCTATAGAGACTCGACGCTCTGGCATAGGTTGCACAGGACCATTAACAGGGCTATACTTGCAAAAGCAGATCACGATCATATCAAACTCAGCCGTAGAGACATCAGGAGTGTAACTTTCCACCCTAGTTACTTCCCAGTCCCCCTGGCGATAATGGGTGCTGTAGCCATGTTCAGTGGGATTATGCAACCCATCAATACGAACAAACTCCCTCGGTCGATATCCCAACTCAGGAATAGGTTGATCAGAAGAGTCGAAATGTTCAGCCAAAATTCTAGTTAAACCCTGGGTATGCTGGAGTTTACGTTCTTTCCAACCAGGTTCACCCTTATCAGCCCGAAAAATGATGTATTTTCGCATCAATCTTCCTCCTTCTCAGTTTCATTATAACGCCGAGGAAACTCCGTTTTCCCCAGAAATACGCAATCAACCTCAAGGATAGGATCTGAGGTTACCTCAATTCGCACAAGATTCCACCCATATTTTCGTTCCATATCTTCGCAGCATCCTTCATCTACCGCTGCGTGGCGAGATATATCTTCCTGTTCATCATATCTGGGTTTGGTCATCGGTGGCGGGCTGGCTTTAGTGGAATCGCACTACATAATCTAATATCATAGATCACTATTCTATAGGCGATCGCCTGTAGAAAAGCAAATTCTCTCACCCTGAACAGTCGCAATGACCCTAGGT includes:
- a CDS encoding type IV pilin-like G/H family protein codes for the protein MKTELKAKFLQHISQKKRDGGFTLIELLVVIIIIGILSAIALPSFLNQANKARESEARTYVGSVNRAQQARLMEAGEFTTDLTQLGLGISSVTENYTYNLLANATVGAVVNAKGAPNLRDFGGLVWVGKTIGNESTTLAKLCEAKAADTEASFAAGNSDCGANFRGI